The proteins below are encoded in one region of Alistipes indistinctus YIT 12060:
- a CDS encoding 4-hydroxy-3-methylbut-2-enyl diphosphate reductase gives MKIEIDDKSGFCFGVVKAITKAEESLASGEKVYSLGDIVHNRVEVQRLESLGLETVSHADFLQLIGRTVLIRAHGEPPSTYELAQRHRLKVIDATCPVVAHLQKVVVEAHRKMQECGGQVVILGKRGHAEVVGLTGQVAGDTLVVERLEDLDTVDFSRPVYLLSQTTQSLELFDRMKEEILRRAADPAKITVHDTICRQVSNRNPHLQEFVRRFDVVIFVCGRKSSNGKVLYQTCLAHNPRSYTVEDETELQPAWFDNCRSVGICGATSTPKWLMQRVAENIARLTGSVTE, from the coding sequence ATGAAAATCGAGATCGACGATAAATCGGGTTTTTGCTTCGGTGTGGTGAAAGCGATCACCAAGGCCGAAGAGTCGCTTGCCAGCGGGGAGAAAGTTTATTCGCTCGGCGATATCGTGCACAACCGGGTCGAGGTGCAACGCCTCGAATCCCTGGGGCTTGAGACGGTATCGCATGCCGATTTCCTGCAGCTCATCGGCCGGACCGTGTTGATCCGTGCGCACGGGGAACCGCCTTCGACCTATGAACTGGCACAGCGGCACCGGCTCAAAGTGATCGATGCGACCTGTCCCGTGGTCGCACATTTGCAGAAAGTCGTAGTCGAGGCACACCGCAAGATGCAGGAGTGTGGCGGCCAGGTGGTGATCCTCGGCAAACGGGGCCATGCCGAAGTGGTGGGTTTGACCGGTCAGGTGGCCGGCGATACGCTGGTGGTCGAACGGTTGGAAGACCTCGATACGGTCGATTTCAGCCGACCGGTTTACCTGCTTTCGCAGACGACACAGAGCCTCGAACTGTTCGACCGGATGAAAGAGGAGATTCTCCGGCGTGCGGCCGATCCTGCGAAAATAACCGTGCACGATACCATCTGCCGCCAGGTGTCGAACCGTAATCCTCACCTTCAGGAGTTCGTACGCCGGTTCGATGTGGTCATCTTTGTCTGCGGCAGGAAAAGTTCGAACGGAAAAGTGCTTTACCAGACCTGTCTTGCACACAATCCGCGCAGCTATACTGTCGAGGATGAGACCGAATTACAACCCGCATGGTTCGACAATTGCCGGTCGGTCGGCATCTGCGGTGCGACCTCTACCCCGAAATGGCTGATGCAACGTGTCGCCGAAAACATTGCACGACTGACCGGATCGGTTACTGAATAA
- a CDS encoding sigma-70 family RNA polymerase sigma factor: MRQLKITKSITNRESASLDKYLQEIGKEDLITVEEEVDLAQRIKKGDKEALEKLTRANLRFVVSVAKQYQNQGLSLPDLINEGNLGLIKAAEKFDETRGFKFISYAVWWIRQSILQALAEQSRIVRLPLNQVGSLNKINKAFARFEQEHERTPSPEELANELDIPKEKVTDTLRVSGRHVSVDAPFADGEDNSLLDVLVNNDSPIADRGLINESLSTEVDRALSTLTDRERDIIKYFFGIGCSEMTLEEIGEKFGLTRERVRQIKEKAIRRLRHSTRSKLLKSYLG; the protein is encoded by the coding sequence ATGAGACAACTAAAAATCACCAAGTCGATTACCAACCGCGAAAGCGCTTCGCTGGACAAGTACCTGCAGGAGATCGGTAAAGAGGACTTGATCACCGTCGAGGAAGAGGTCGATTTGGCCCAACGCATCAAAAAAGGGGACAAAGAGGCACTCGAGAAACTGACCCGCGCGAACCTGCGCTTCGTCGTTTCGGTGGCCAAGCAGTACCAGAATCAGGGATTGTCGCTACCCGACCTGATCAACGAGGGAAACCTCGGTCTGATCAAAGCCGCGGAGAAATTCGACGAGACGAGGGGATTCAAATTCATCTCCTACGCCGTATGGTGGATTCGCCAATCGATCCTGCAGGCACTGGCCGAGCAGAGCCGTATCGTGCGGCTCCCGCTGAACCAGGTGGGATCACTCAACAAGATCAACAAAGCGTTCGCCCGCTTCGAACAGGAACACGAGCGCACGCCGTCACCCGAGGAACTGGCCAACGAACTGGATATTCCGAAGGAAAAAGTGACCGATACGCTGCGCGTTTCGGGCCGCCATGTCTCGGTAGACGCACCGTTCGCCGACGGCGAAGACAACTCGCTGCTCGACGTACTGGTCAACAACGACTCTCCGATCGCCGACCGAGGCCTGATCAACGAATCGTTGAGCACCGAGGTGGATCGCGCTTTATCGACGCTGACCGACCGTGAGCGCGACATCATCAAGTACTTCTTCGGTATCGGTTGCTCGGAAATGACCCTCGAGGAGATCGGCGAAAAGTTCGGCCTGACGCGTGAGCGTGTACGCCAGATCAAGGAAAAGGCAATCCGCCGCTTGCGCCACAGCACACGCAGCAAACTGCTGAAATCCTACCTGGGATAA
- a CDS encoding LysE family translocator, translating to MEFIALLKGIVIGLVASIPLGPIGVMCIQRTLSKSHRSGFISGLGAATADSLFATVALFSLTVVMSFIENYIAIIKALGGISVIIVGMAIFLKNPAVQIRRNRAGKGSLWSDYLSLFFITLANPAFILIFVALFAAWGISYDGIGFTDGMIMILGVLGGASLWWFTLTFCVSLLRKKFRPRHLLWINRVTGAVIVVLGAVAILSIFIQIQVPVHGVLPPQ from the coding sequence ATGGAGTTTATAGCACTGTTGAAGGGTATTGTCATCGGGCTGGTCGCATCGATTCCGCTGGGACCTATCGGCGTGATGTGTATCCAGCGTACGCTGAGCAAAAGCCACCGTTCGGGGTTCATCTCCGGGCTGGGGGCCGCCACGGCCGACTCGCTCTTCGCCACTGTAGCGCTCTTTTCGCTGACTGTGGTGATGTCTTTCATCGAAAATTATATTGCGATTATCAAGGCATTGGGCGGCATCTCGGTGATCATCGTCGGCATGGCGATTTTCCTGAAAAACCCCGCTGTGCAGATTCGCCGTAACCGGGCCGGTAAGGGAAGTCTTTGGAGCGATTACCTTTCCCTGTTTTTCATCACGTTGGCCAATCCCGCGTTTATCCTGATTTTCGTTGCTCTGTTTGCCGCATGGGGGATCAGTTACGACGGTATCGGTTTCACTGACGGCATGATTATGATCCTTGGCGTGTTGGGCGGTGCGTCGCTGTGGTGGTTTACACTGACTTTCTGCGTCAGCCTGCTGCGCAAGAAATTCCGTCCGCGTCACCTGTTGTGGATCAACCGCGTCACGGGGGCTGTGATCGTCGTGCTCGGTGCGGTGGCTATTCTCTCTATTTTTATACAAATACAAGTTCCCGTACATGGAGTCCTTCCCCCCCAATAA
- the metK gene encoding methionine adenosyltransferase: MGYLFTSEAVSEGHPDKVSDQISDAILDEFLRHDNQSKVACETLCTTGLVVVAGEVRSEAYVDVQAVARRVIQRIGYTKSDYMFDANSCGILSAIHEQSPDINQGVVRETEEEQGAGDQGIMFGYACSETKEFMPASLILAQVILKELAVIRREGKEMTYLRPDSKSQVTIEYGDDKQPKRVHTIVVSTQHDEFIRPDGTRSEKEAELAMCAKIREDVRTILIPRTKARLERAGDCLSKLIGEDYILHVNPTGKFVIGGPHGDTGVTGRKIIVDSYGGRGAHGGGAFSGKDSSKVDRSAAYAARHIAKNLVAAGVADEILVQLSYAIGIAQPLSIYVDTYGTNHLAISEGEIAERIGKLFDLRPAKIVERFGLRNPIFEATASYGHFGGRPYTEEVTVWENGRETTKAVEFFSWEKLDAVDKIRAEFGLK, from the coding sequence ATGGGATATTTATTTACTTCTGAAGCGGTGTCCGAAGGACACCCCGACAAGGTGTCGGACCAGATTTCCGACGCCATTCTAGACGAATTCCTGCGCCACGACAACCAATCGAAAGTGGCCTGCGAAACGCTTTGCACGACGGGTTTGGTCGTCGTGGCCGGCGAAGTGCGCTCGGAAGCCTATGTCGATGTACAAGCCGTAGCGCGCCGTGTCATCCAGCGGATCGGCTACACCAAAAGCGACTACATGTTCGACGCGAATTCATGCGGCATCCTCTCGGCGATCCACGAACAGTCGCCCGACATCAACCAGGGCGTTGTGCGCGAGACCGAAGAGGAGCAGGGAGCGGGAGACCAGGGTATCATGTTCGGTTATGCCTGCTCCGAAACCAAAGAGTTCATGCCCGCCTCGCTGATCCTCGCACAGGTCATCCTAAAAGAACTGGCCGTCATCCGGCGCGAAGGCAAAGAGATGACCTATCTGCGTCCCGACTCGAAAAGCCAGGTGACGATCGAGTACGGCGACGACAAACAGCCCAAACGGGTCCACACGATCGTCGTTTCGACGCAGCACGACGAATTCATCCGGCCCGACGGCACCCGCAGCGAGAAAGAGGCGGAACTGGCCATGTGCGCGAAAATCCGAGAAGATGTCCGCACGATCCTGATTCCGCGCACGAAAGCACGTTTGGAACGGGCCGGCGACTGCCTCAGTAAACTGATCGGCGAAGATTATATCCTGCACGTGAACCCTACCGGAAAATTCGTGATCGGCGGTCCCCATGGCGACACGGGCGTAACGGGCCGCAAGATCATCGTCGATTCGTACGGCGGCCGGGGGGCACACGGAGGCGGGGCCTTCTCGGGCAAGGACAGTTCGAAAGTGGACCGCAGCGCCGCCTATGCAGCACGCCACATTGCCAAAAACCTCGTCGCCGCAGGCGTTGCCGACGAGATCCTCGTCCAGCTTTCGTATGCGATCGGCATTGCACAGCCGCTCAGCATCTATGTCGATACCTACGGCACGAACCACCTCGCGATCAGCGAAGGGGAGATCGCCGAACGGATCGGCAAGCTGTTCGACCTGCGCCCGGCCAAAATCGTCGAACGGTTCGGGCTTCGCAATCCGATTTTCGAGGCGACCGCTTCGTACGGTCACTTCGGCGGACGGCCCTACACCGAAGAGGTAACCGTATGGGAAAACGGCAGGGAGACGACCAAAGCCGTCGAATTCTTCAGTTGGGAAAAGCTCGATGCGGTCGATAAGATCCGGGCCGAGTTCGGACTGAAATAA
- the cmk gene encoding (d)CMP kinase, whose protein sequence is MESFPPNKKKIIIAVDGFSSCGKSTFAREVAARIGYIFIDTGAMYRAVTLLGLRRGAIGPDGVDEKALTDLLSEADISFRFNPGRGASDIYLDGENVESRIRGIEVSNSVSRVSSIGAVREKLVHLQQQMGKQKGVVMDGRDIGTVVFPNAELKIFMTADPAIRAQRRYAELTGKGEQVTLEEVMQNLLERDHADQTRAISPLRKADDAIVLDNSFMTIGEELEWALELIGKLTA, encoded by the coding sequence ATGGAGTCCTTCCCCCCCAATAAAAAGAAAATCATTATCGCGGTCGACGGATTCTCGTCGTGCGGCAAGAGTACGTTTGCCCGTGAAGTAGCCGCACGTATCGGCTATATCTTTATCGATACCGGTGCGATGTACCGGGCCGTCACTCTGTTGGGGCTTCGCCGCGGTGCGATCGGTCCGGACGGAGTGGATGAAAAAGCATTGACAGACTTGTTGTCCGAAGCCGATATATCGTTCCGTTTCAATCCGGGGCGGGGCGCCAGCGATATTTACCTGGACGGTGAGAATGTCGAAAGCCGGATTCGCGGCATCGAGGTAAGCAATAGCGTCAGCCGTGTCAGCAGCATCGGCGCCGTACGCGAGAAGCTCGTGCATCTGCAACAGCAGATGGGGAAGCAAAAGGGTGTCGTGATGGATGGCCGCGATATCGGGACAGTGGTATTTCCGAATGCCGAACTGAAAATTTTTATGACAGCCGATCCGGCGATCCGTGCCCAGCGCCGTTATGCCGAACTGACGGGCAAAGGTGAGCAGGTCACGCTTGAAGAGGTGATGCAGAACCTGCTCGAACGCGATCATGCCGACCAGACGCGCGCGATCAGTCCGTTGCGCAAGGCAGATGATGCTATTGTCTTGGACAACAGTTTTATGACGATCGGAGAAGAGCTCGAATGGGCACTGGAGCTGATCGGTAAGCTGACTGCCTGA
- a CDS encoding trypsin-like peptidase domain-containing protein has protein sequence MKKVTLFATVVAASMLAGGVTAYTIGQVASNDTRTYTPAAFGEQAGNHFTSYEADKYPDLTYAAENAVKGVVNIEVTKEVKSSRNSRFGGGGGFDPFFEFFGIPQGSFEQPQQPQQQRGGGSGVIISPDGYIVTNNHVVEDASEVKVTLNDNRTFTAKVIGTDPTTDVALVKIDATDLPNIPFGESDALRLGEWVLAIGSPYGLQSTVTAGIISAKARNLDIIPSQFRIESFIQTDAAVNPGNSGGALVNTRGELVGINTVIKSPTGSFAGYSFAVPTSIVKKVVVDLKEYGVVQRAMLGVTFQEINDAFIEQRGKETGINEKGGVYVVEVDPEGAAHAAGIRKGDVIIGIQELSIDNSSKLLEEIAKHRPNDKVTVKIKRGSDVKQMEVVLRNKSGNTGIVKSDVVAAIDALGGQFADISDRARKELKINGGVQVVAISGDGVLAQARIRTGYIITAINDRPVRSITDLNRITSKIESIDGIYPDGRAVSYSIVGK, from the coding sequence ATGAAAAAGGTCACATTATTTGCAACGGTAGTGGCAGCCTCCATGCTGGCCGGAGGCGTGACGGCCTATACGATAGGCCAAGTAGCCAGCAACGATACCCGCACCTATACCCCCGCCGCATTCGGCGAGCAGGCAGGCAATCATTTCACCTCATACGAAGCGGACAAGTATCCCGACCTGACCTATGCGGCCGAGAACGCCGTCAAAGGCGTCGTGAACATCGAAGTAACCAAAGAGGTCAAATCGAGCCGTAACAGCCGTTTCGGCGGAGGAGGCGGATTTGATCCGTTCTTCGAATTCTTCGGCATCCCGCAGGGCAGTTTCGAACAACCCCAGCAACCGCAGCAGCAGCGGGGCGGCGGGTCGGGCGTCATCATCAGTCCCGACGGATACATCGTCACGAACAATCATGTGGTGGAAGACGCCTCCGAAGTAAAGGTAACGCTCAACGACAACCGTACCTTCACGGCCAAAGTGATCGGCACCGACCCGACCACGGACGTCGCGTTGGTGAAAATCGACGCGACCGACCTGCCGAATATTCCGTTCGGGGAATCGGATGCGCTGCGCCTCGGCGAATGGGTGCTTGCCATCGGCAGCCCCTATGGTTTGCAAAGCACCGTAACGGCAGGCATCATCAGCGCAAAAGCACGTAACCTGGATATTATCCCGAGCCAGTTCCGCATCGAATCGTTTATCCAGACCGACGCGGCAGTCAACCCCGGCAACAGCGGCGGCGCACTGGTCAACACCCGCGGAGAGCTGGTCGGTATCAACACCGTGATCAAATCGCCCACCGGCAGTTTTGCAGGCTACTCGTTCGCCGTACCCACCTCGATCGTCAAAAAAGTAGTCGTCGACCTGAAAGAGTACGGCGTCGTACAGCGGGCCATGCTGGGCGTAACGTTCCAGGAGATCAACGATGCGTTCATCGAACAGCGCGGTAAGGAGACCGGTATCAACGAGAAAGGGGGCGTCTACGTGGTGGAGGTCGATCCGGAAGGTGCAGCCCATGCAGCCGGCATCCGTAAAGGCGACGTCATCATCGGTATTCAGGAACTCTCCATCGACAATTCGTCGAAGCTGCTCGAAGAGATCGCCAAGCACCGTCCGAACGACAAAGTCACGGTAAAAATAAAAAGAGGTTCGGATGTGAAACAAATGGAGGTCGTCCTGCGTAATAAATCTGGTAACACAGGAATCGTCAAGAGCGACGTCGTCGCAGCAATCGATGCGCTGGGCGGACAATTCGCCGACATTTCAGACCGCGCACGCAAAGAGCTGAAGATTAACGGAGGCGTACAGGTGGTAGCCATCAGCGGCGACGGCGTGCTGGCACAAGCCCGCATCCGCACCGGCTATATCATCACCGCGATCAACGACCGTCCGGTACGCAGCATAACCGACCTGAACCGGATTACCTCGAAGATCGAATCGATCGACGGAATTTACCCCGACGGCCGTGCGGTCAGCTACTCGATCGTCGGCAAATAA
- a CDS encoding GNAT family N-acetyltransferase, with protein sequence MPHEIRIIRERKKDFLELLLLADEQENMIDLYLDRGELFALYDGGLKSVCVVTEETSDTCELKNLATLPAYQRQGYARALIRHISQYYRGHYRTMLVGTGETPGTLSFYESCGFVRSHRIPDFFTDHYHHSIVEEGITLKDMVYLKKEL encoded by the coding sequence ATGCCCCACGAGATCAGGATTATCCGCGAACGGAAAAAAGATTTTCTGGAACTGCTACTGCTGGCCGACGAACAGGAGAACATGATCGACCTTTACCTTGACCGGGGCGAACTGTTCGCACTGTACGACGGCGGTCTCAAAAGCGTCTGCGTGGTAACCGAAGAGACATCCGATACCTGCGAATTGAAGAACCTCGCCACACTGCCCGCATACCAGAGACAGGGATACGCACGGGCACTGATACGCCACATCTCGCAATACTACCGAGGACACTACCGGACCATGCTCGTCGGTACGGGCGAAACGCCCGGCACACTCTCCTTTTACGAATCGTGCGGATTCGTCCGCTCGCACCGTATACCGGATTTTTTCACCGACCATTACCACCATTCGATCGTCGAAGAGGGAATCACGCTTAAGGATATGGTCTATCTAAAAAAAGAGCTGTAA
- a CDS encoding glycosyl hydrolase: MKRLFPFFALILLLGTAAKPTDKDAAAFRRPANEYRPMPFWHLNGTLTRDTIVKQINRAKREAGFGGIAVLPVSGTRPEYLTDAYFERYDDMIETMHRNGMELIIYDDIDFPSGTAGGRLQAQYPRDTRKLLEKDEYVITGPATFTQILPDSTEKLLMATTAMNINTYEMIDLRDHIRDGKVTWEVPPGAWRVMFFCCRYNVRPQVDYMDTTAVRKFIRMNYDEYGKRYGKYMGNTVKRVFYDDIGFNGMEKTWTPAITEIFEKSYGKNAALYYPALFYDIGPETEAARVAFHTIRSELMAEGYPRLVADWCADHNVSSIGHPPGNYTKNTTELHGDILKFYRHSQIPLADYIFYYGYGRDGHKQISSAADLYDRPMVGAEVNGAFKADMDSLMLYRVAMDMFSRGINFLIPHGMWYDNRPEKVYIPPVISSYNPALAATLPQYSDFVARSCYMLQGGRRVSKIALLYPITSLQGHHKFDIAVYRPWGEYVPAEADFQAVGSLLTNRLHRDFTFIHPESLVDGRITGNNGNLVLHNRVNHQEYDLLIIPGGKVLSAETLKKVKAYYDGGGKILATTALPTKSAEFGRDAEIDNLIAEIFGPKKQQDDGQLRTNARGGMALFVPDPNAGTLANALDRLGIAPDVNIVDTTSHHSGNGVFNYIHKQRDGKDIYFFSNSTDDNLTTPVELEGCLTLEAWNPYTGKVAAVPAETVSRDGKDYTRFDLTLPAVKSTFIVGRKPQPK, translated from the coding sequence ATGAAACGTCTGTTCCCTTTTTTCGCCCTGATCCTGCTGCTGGGGACCGCAGCGAAACCCACTGACAAAGACGCGGCCGCCTTTCGCCGCCCGGCCAACGAATACCGGCCGATGCCGTTCTGGCACCTGAACGGCACGCTCACGCGCGACACGATCGTCAAGCAAATCAACCGGGCCAAACGCGAAGCCGGATTCGGAGGCATTGCCGTGCTGCCGGTCTCGGGTACACGGCCCGAGTACCTGACCGACGCCTATTTCGAGCGATACGACGATATGATCGAAACGATGCACCGCAACGGCATGGAATTGATCATTTACGACGACATCGATTTCCCGAGCGGTACAGCCGGCGGACGACTGCAGGCCCAATATCCGCGCGACACGCGCAAGCTCCTCGAGAAGGACGAATATGTCATTACCGGCCCCGCGACCTTCACGCAGATCCTGCCCGACAGCACGGAAAAACTGCTGATGGCTACCACGGCGATGAACATCAACACGTACGAGATGATCGATCTCAGGGACCATATCCGTGACGGAAAAGTAACGTGGGAGGTGCCGCCCGGCGCCTGGCGGGTCATGTTTTTCTGCTGCCGGTACAACGTCCGCCCGCAGGTCGACTACATGGACACGACGGCCGTCCGCAAGTTCATCCGGATGAATTACGACGAATACGGCAAACGCTACGGCAAATACATGGGCAATACCGTCAAGCGTGTCTTTTACGACGACATCGGGTTCAACGGCATGGAGAAGACCTGGACACCCGCGATTACCGAAATATTCGAGAAGAGCTATGGCAAGAATGCGGCGCTGTATTACCCCGCGCTCTTTTACGACATCGGCCCGGAAACCGAAGCGGCACGCGTGGCGTTCCATACGATCCGTTCGGAACTGATGGCCGAGGGCTATCCGCGCCTGGTGGCCGATTGGTGCGCCGATCATAATGTAAGCAGCATCGGCCACCCGCCCGGAAATTACACGAAAAACACGACCGAGCTGCACGGCGACATCCTCAAATTCTACCGTCATTCACAAATTCCGCTGGCCGATTACATCTTCTACTACGGTTACGGCCGGGACGGGCACAAGCAGATCAGCTCGGCCGCCGACCTCTACGACCGTCCGATGGTAGGCGCCGAGGTGAACGGTGCGTTCAAGGCCGACATGGATTCGCTGATGCTCTACCGGGTGGCGATGGACATGTTCTCGCGGGGAATCAACTTCCTGATTCCGCACGGCATGTGGTACGACAATCGTCCCGAAAAGGTCTACATTCCACCCGTAATCTCGTCCTACAACCCGGCTCTCGCTGCGACGCTGCCCCAATACAGCGATTTCGTGGCCCGCAGCTGCTACATGCTGCAAGGCGGCCGCCGCGTATCGAAGATCGCACTGCTCTACCCGATCACCTCGTTGCAGGGACACCACAAATTCGACATTGCCGTTTATCGTCCCTGGGGCGAATACGTCCCGGCCGAAGCTGACTTCCAGGCGGTAGGCTCGCTGCTGACGAACCGCCTGCACCGCGATTTCACCTTCATCCATCCCGAATCGCTGGTGGACGGACGGATTACCGGAAACAACGGAAATCTGGTATTGCACAACAGGGTCAACCACCAGGAGTACGACCTGCTGATCATTCCGGGCGGGAAAGTTCTTTCGGCCGAAACGCTGAAAAAGGTCAAAGCCTATTACGACGGAGGCGGAAAGATCCTCGCCACGACGGCGCTCCCCACCAAATCGGCCGAATTTGGCCGTGACGCCGAAATAGATAACCTGATCGCGGAAATTTTCGGACCGAAAAAGCAGCAGGACGACGGACAGCTGCGAACCAATGCGCGCGGCGGGATGGCCCTTTTTGTCCCCGATCCTAATGCGGGCACCCTCGCAAACGCTTTGGACAGGCTGGGTATCGCCCCGGATGTAAACATTGTCGACACGACATCCCATCACAGCGGGAACGGCGTATTCAACTACATCCACAAACAACGCGACGGCAAGGATATCTACTTCTTCTCGAACTCGACCGACGACAACTTAACCACCCCGGTCGAACTGGAGGGATGCCTGACACTCGAAGCCTGGAACCCCTATACCGGAAAGGTAGCGGCTGTTCCCGCAGAAACCGTCTCACGCGACGGCAAGGATTATACCCGGTTCGACCTGACGCTTCCGGCGGTCAAAAGCACTTTCATCGTCGGGCGGAAACCGCAACCGAAATAA
- a CDS encoding DUF4832 domain-containing protein: MKKCNRRSFLGKLGWITAGLVSAPYLRANTFASPLSETPSTDPATHSGNSTSAAVTASGERLYAAMSDHGRALCNPNMGWTMHFYSNQLENYGSKLAPSDTLDDFPGLGGAYLRIPWAFVEPEEGHFIWETLDTPAQRWIDKGMQVSFRISALESWMYKATPQWVFDAGAKGYDAAGWAYEPDYDDPVFLEKVENFVRAMAERYNGNPNVAFVDIGHMGMWGEGHSVATTPKHGHSWSIETQKKMIDLYCRHFTKTQLAISDDYAGPFLRGKRFPIMDYAFSKGVTMRDDSILVSKAPEQWYHDEMAQLFWPAMPVVLEHEHYGLSKKRGNWDSELLVESVEAYHASYMSIHWWPREELAECREAIDRINRRIGYRLRMDNASWPQKVALGEAFTIESAWSNAGVAPCYKGGFPCFTLKDARGGIVSVLVDDSLDVGTLPVAAPEQASTLALASTFTIAPRFTERGHCFFRACAPGTYDLYVSVGRRDGTPLYELPYEGCDGHKRYKIGQITLAGDGNNTESFPY; encoded by the coding sequence CCGCTGTCACAGCTTCGGGGGAACGCCTGTACGCCGCGATGAGCGACCATGGACGTGCGCTCTGCAATCCGAATATGGGCTGGACGATGCACTTCTATTCGAACCAACTCGAAAATTACGGCTCCAAACTGGCCCCGTCCGATACGCTCGACGATTTCCCGGGCCTGGGCGGCGCTTACCTGCGCATTCCGTGGGCTTTCGTCGAGCCCGAAGAGGGACATTTCATCTGGGAAACCCTCGACACGCCCGCACAACGATGGATCGACAAGGGAATGCAGGTGTCGTTCCGCATTTCGGCGCTCGAGTCGTGGATGTACAAAGCCACCCCGCAATGGGTGTTCGATGCCGGGGCCAAAGGATACGATGCCGCGGGTTGGGCCTACGAACCCGATTACGACGATCCCGTTTTCCTGGAAAAAGTCGAAAACTTCGTGCGTGCAATGGCCGAGCGTTACAACGGCAATCCGAATGTCGCATTCGTAGACATCGGGCACATGGGGATGTGGGGCGAAGGCCATTCGGTCGCCACGACGCCCAAGCATGGACACTCCTGGAGCATCGAAACGCAGAAAAAGATGATCGATCTCTACTGCCGCCATTTCACGAAAACACAGCTTGCCATCTCCGACGACTATGCCGGGCCGTTCCTGCGCGGCAAACGGTTTCCGATCATGGACTACGCCTTTTCGAAGGGCGTCACGATGCGCGACGACAGTATCCTCGTCTCGAAAGCGCCGGAACAGTGGTACCACGACGAGATGGCACAACTTTTCTGGCCCGCGATGCCGGTCGTGCTCGAACACGAACATTACGGCCTGTCGAAAAAGCGCGGCAACTGGGATTCCGAACTGCTCGTCGAATCGGTCGAAGCCTACCACGCCTCCTACATGTCGATCCACTGGTGGCCGCGCGAAGAGTTGGCCGAATGCCGGGAGGCGATCGACCGGATCAACCGCCGCATCGGCTACCGGCTCCGGATGGACAATGCTTCCTGGCCGCAAAAAGTGGCGCTCGGAGAAGCGTTCACAATAGAATCGGCCTGGAGTAACGCCGGCGTAGCACCGTGTTACAAAGGGGGCTTCCCCTGTTTCACACTGAAAGACGCACGGGGCGGTATCGTTTCAGTGCTGGTCGACGACTCGCTCGATGTCGGCACTCTGCCGGTAGCAGCGCCCGAACAGGCCTCAACGCTGGCACTGGCTTCGACTTTCACGATCGCCCCCCGGTTTACGGAACGAGGCCACTGTTTCTTCCGCGCCTGCGCGCCGGGCACATACGACCTGTATGTATCGGTGGGCCGTCGCGACGGGACCCCGCTTTACGAACTGCCCTACGAAGGCTGCGACGGACACAAGCGCTACAAAATCGGACAAATAACGCTGGCCGGCGATGGCAACAACACTGAATCATTCCCTTATTGA